A genomic region of Dactylococcopsis salina PCC 8305 contains the following coding sequences:
- a CDS encoding YtxH domain-containing protein: MSKGKVSAFLGGVAIGSAVGTVVGLLAAPRSGRETRKVIKKSAQALPEIAEDVSSSVQLQADRFSETTLSNWDETLNRLKSAIAAGIEASRIETANLEEKPESSSNHDYRS; this comes from the coding sequence ATGTCCAAAGGTAAAGTTAGTGCATTTCTTGGCGGTGTTGCCATCGGTAGTGCTGTAGGAACAGTGGTGGGGCTATTGGCTGCGCCTCGATCGGGACGTGAAACGAGAAAGGTAATCAAAAAATCCGCTCAGGCTTTACCAGAAATTGCCGAAGATGTGTCCAGTAGTGTCCAGTTACAAGCCGATCGATTCTCAGAAACCACCTTAAGTAACTGGGATGAAACCTTAAACCGTCTCAAAAGCGCGATCGCTGCGGGGATTGAAGCGAGTAGAATAGAAACAGCGAATCTGGAAGAAAAACCCGAATCCTCCTCTAACCATGACTACCGTTCCTAA
- a CDS encoding Npun_F0494 family protein — translation MTTVPKPTAIEYPEKTIQRAAIALKCAPFRLKLFQEMRSGSVPLPQIANQSGLEKQYTTAILSELKTENELTWLIQVGLLRREVDGQGITDSFRLTPLGRQLVAKWESENGYIPSPSWLEKIKSAIGRWFRLPFLQ, via the coding sequence ATGACTACCGTTCCTAAACCCACTGCAATCGAATATCCTGAAAAAACCATTCAACGGGCGGCAATTGCTCTCAAATGCGCTCCCTTTCGCTTAAAATTATTTCAGGAAATGCGATCGGGTAGTGTTCCCCTCCCCCAAATTGCCAATCAATCAGGATTAGAAAAACAATACACCACAGCCATCCTCTCGGAATTAAAAACGGAAAACGAACTCACTTGGTTAATTCAAGTGGGATTATTGCGTCGAGAAGTGGATGGACAGGGAATTACAGATAGTTTTCGTCTCACGCCATTAGGACGGCAACTGGTGGCAAAATGGGAAAGTGAAAATGGCTACATCCCTTCTCCTTCTTGGTTAGAAAAAATAAAAAGCGCGATCGGGCGCTGGTTTCGCCTACCGTTTTTACAGTGA
- a CDS encoding YbjN domain-containing protein, whose product MTTENAEGKEQLLTTEETDALIDEEAAASHLEVIETVISSLDQNDTAMVSRRDGGHLWKFQYGSVEVFVQLTGEADDDTLAVWSSVLKLPAKDEPRLMRKLLEMNWSDTYETAFAIYNDSVVVLTHRTVADLSPVEISRALTLVASIADDNDESLQEEFGNS is encoded by the coding sequence ATGACCACTGAAAACGCTGAAGGAAAAGAACAATTACTCACCACCGAAGAAACTGACGCTTTAATCGACGAAGAAGCCGCCGCTTCTCATCTGGAAGTCATTGAAACAGTAATTTCTAGCCTTGATCAAAACGATACCGCCATGGTCAGCCGTCGCGATGGTGGTCATCTTTGGAAATTCCAATATGGCAGCGTCGAGGTGTTTGTCCAACTGACAGGAGAGGCGGATGATGATACTCTAGCAGTTTGGTCATCGGTGTTGAAACTCCCCGCCAAAGATGAACCTAGGTTGATGCGGAAATTATTAGAAATGAATTGGTCAGACACTTACGAAACCGCTTTTGCCATCTATAATGATAGCGTGGTGGTGTTGACCCATCGCACTGTAGCGGATTTATCCCCTGTGGAGATTTCTCGCGCTTTGACGTTGGTCGCATCGATCGCGGATGATAACGACGAATCCCTACAAGAAGAATTTGGAAACTCGTAA
- a CDS encoding lipoate--protein ligase family protein, with product MITTNPYKKNLETRKNVWRFLPLIPASGEIQMAIDAWLLQQCQAGKHPPTLRFYTWQPAAISLGYHQKRFPETWRELTENGTLDLVRRPTGGRAVLHEGDLTYAVILSGMTGKRIAVYEKICEFLITGWKRLGIPLFYGQQGRGYREIANCFQTATGADLVSSTGEKLIGSAQLRRGETVLQHGSMQLNPNPELFQKVFNQSPTSPQLNLSHGEIMATLKAAAEDCFHIKLITQPLMGREWEAIKALTFENHSQN from the coding sequence ATGATAACGACGAATCCCTACAAGAAGAATTTGGAAACTCGTAAAAACGTTTGGCGCTTTCTCCCCTTGATTCCCGCATCGGGGGAGATACAAATGGCGATCGATGCCTGGTTACTGCAACAATGTCAAGCGGGGAAACATCCTCCCACGCTGCGCTTCTACACTTGGCAACCAGCAGCAATTTCTTTAGGCTATCATCAAAAACGTTTTCCTGAAACCTGGCGAGAACTCACAGAAAATGGAACTTTAGACTTAGTGCGTCGTCCCACAGGAGGAAGGGCGGTACTGCATGAAGGAGATTTAACTTATGCCGTAATTCTGTCAGGGATGACAGGAAAGCGAATCGCCGTTTATGAGAAAATTTGTGAGTTTTTAATTACTGGTTGGAAACGTCTCGGCATCCCTTTATTTTACGGTCAACAGGGGCGAGGATATCGGGAAATCGCAAACTGCTTTCAAACCGCAACCGGTGCTGATTTAGTCAGCAGTACAGGGGAAAAACTCATCGGTAGCGCCCAACTCCGCCGAGGAGAAACGGTTTTGCAACATGGATCAATGCAGTTAAATCCGAATCCAGAATTATTTCAGAAAGTGTTTAATCAGTCTCCAACCTCTCCCCAATTAAACCTTTCTCATGGGGAAATCATGGCAACTCTTAAAGCAGCCGCAGAGGATTGTTTTCACATCAAATTAATCACTCAGCCCCTAATGGGGAGAGAGTGGGAAGCCATCAAAGCCTTGACTTTTGAAAACCACTCCCAAAATTAA
- the pedR gene encoding photosynthetic electron transport-dependent transcriptional regulator PedR — protein sequence MTEKQLNTPITISGREMQIIELVAAGLTNQEIAQKLEISKRTVDNHISNILTKTSTDNRVSLVRWALQWGKVCLDDVNCCLLPSSPVETS from the coding sequence ATGACAGAGAAACAATTAAATACGCCAATTACGATCTCAGGGCGAGAAATGCAAATTATCGAATTAGTGGCTGCGGGGTTAACCAACCAAGAAATCGCCCAAAAACTAGAAATCAGCAAGCGTACCGTTGACAATCATATTAGTAACATCCTCACCAAAACCTCTACCGATAACCGCGTGTCTCTCGTTCGTTGGGCTTTACAGTGGGGAAAAGTTTGTTTAGATGATGTCAACTGTTGTCTCTTACCGTCTTCACCAGTGGAAACGTCTTAA